A single Amphiura filiformis chromosome 8, Afil_fr2py, whole genome shotgun sequence DNA region contains:
- the LOC140159072 gene encoding cytochrome P450 18a1-like, with the protein MGSVFAELITGSSLQSACICIAIFLFLAWLAKRSRQYPHPLPPGPWGLPIFGYLPQMAIAAKRHGQEPHDVFDVLAKQYGRIFSLKLGNRLVVVLNDFETIKHAFQHHDLNDRPVNTLTVGMKNIGKGVGYSNGEQWKELRRFTFTIFRKVGVGKTTFEQKIIEEAQSFITEISQVKGAPFDFHEQVEYATTNVISSILLGKRFDYADKELKRQLDLQHRNTNLIGRGGILLFMPVMQIFAAKARDEYVANLLEILNFHEEIVKEHIKTFDANDLRNFIDEYLLQMQKNKEDGIESNLTYKNLVMTLGNIFFAATGTACEVLTWMCTFVTAYPDIQKRIHDEIDGAVGPGRLPRLSDRSQMPYTQAVMWESMRLGTIQPIGLPHVAACDTSLLGHTIPKGSILMPNIWAVHHDSKLWTDPETFNPDRFLSPEGKLISRPEQLIPFGIGRRMCLGEQLARSELFIIFSHLLHRFTFTTPENDPPIQTKGVFSLNYIAAPFRVCANERH; encoded by the exons ATGGGATCTGTATTTGCCGAGCTTATTACCGGCTCATCGTTGCAATCTGCTTGCATTTGCATCGCAATTTTTCTCTTCTTAGCCTGGCTAGCGAAGAGAAGTCGACAATACCCTCACCCGCTTCCCCCGGGGCCCTGGGGATTACCGATCTTTGGGTATCTGCCTCAGATGGCTATTGCTGCAAAACGTCACGGACAGGAACCTCACGATGTGTTTGATGTGCTCGCGAAACAATATGGACGTATCTTTAGTTTAAAATTGGGTAATAGACTGGTTGTGGTACTAAACGATTTTGAGACCATCAAACATGCATTTCAGCATCATGATTTAAATGATCGACCGGTGAATACGCTTAcagttggaatgaaaaatattggaaaag GAGTTGGATATTCAAACGGTGAACAATGGAAGGAACTTCGCCGCTTTACTTTCACAATCTTCAGAAAAGTTGGCGTAGGGAAGACAACATTCGAACAAAAGATCATCGAAGAAGCCCAAAGCTTCATCACCGAAATCTCTCAAGTAAAAGGTGCTCCGTTTGACTTCCACGAACAGGTGGAATATGCTACGACGAATGTCATAAGTTCTATCCTCTTAGGGAAACGATTTGACTATGCGGACAAAGAGCTTAAACGACAACTGGATCTGCAGCATCGGAACACCAACCTCATCGGTCGTGGTGGCATTCTGTTATTCATGCCAGTGATGCAGATATTTGCCGCTAAAGCTAGGGACGAATACGTCGCCAATTTGCTAGAGATCTTAAACTTCCACGAAGAGATCGTCAAAGAACATATAAAGACATTTGACGCCAATGATCTTAGAAATTTCATTGATGAGTACCTCCTGCAAATGCAGAAGAACAAGGAAGACGGCATTGAATCTAATCTTACCTACAAGAACCTGGTCATGACACTCGGTAACATCTTCTTTGCCGCAACAGGTACTGCCTGCGAGGTTCTCACCTGGATGTGTACGTTTGTGACAGCTTATCCTGATATTCAGAAAAGAATACACGACGAGATTGATGGCGCGGTTGGTCCTGGACGGCTTCCACGTCTGTCAGATCGAAGCCAGATGCCATACACTCAAGCTGTGATGTGGGAATCGATGCGGTTGGGAACAATTCAGCCAATTGGGCTGCCGCACGTGGCAGCTTGTGATACGTCTTTACTTGGACATACGATACCTAAAGGAAGCATACTTATGCCTAATATTTGGGCTGTTCATCATGATTCAAAACTTTGGACTGATCCTGAGACGTTCAATCCGGATAGGTTCTTAAGTCCTGAAGGAAAGTTGATATCGAGACCTGAACAGCTGATCCCGTTTGGAATAG GTCGTCGTATGTGTCTGGGTGAGCAACTAGCCCGATCAGAACTCTTTATCATCTTCTCTCATTTATTACACCGGTTTACTTTCACCACTCCTGAAAACGATCCACCTATTCAAACTAAAGGAGTCTTTTCTCTTAATTACATCGCAGCACCGTTTAGAGTTTGCGCAAATGAACGTCACTAA